The following proteins are co-located in the Barnesiella propionica genome:
- a CDS encoding zincin-like metallopeptidase domain-containing protein, with the protein MAGYRKKNADGPNSEDKALDLFAEMMIEKIEGIQKDWKKPWFTEGTLQWPRNLHGREYNGMNAFMLLLHCEKEGYKIPRFCTFDCVQKLNKPGKDGEELPRVSVLRGEKSFPVMLTTFTCIHKETKEKIKYDDYKKLSDDEKEQYNVYPKMQVFRVFNVAQTNLQEARPELWQKLERENSRPAIEEGEHFSFAPVDTMIRDNLWICPITPKYQNDAYYSITKNEIIVPEKEQFKSGESFYGTLFHEMTHSTGAENVLDRFKPTTFGSPEYAREELVAELGSALVAQRYGMTKHIKEDSCAYLKGWLDELKESPQFIKTTLLDVKRATSMITQKVDKIAQELEQNVGEKQENGAAAKENTFYSSVAYLQFSDDTRQLDELREKGDYEGLLTLAKEYYDGNGINEQHTYLSATNNKGDSLIAEDENFAVVYNGSVGGTYEVMLKFTEQEIRDHIRRYGVDIAGDTIKGVAREMAAEQFSALAYQKIPAFEMPNGEVLYVEYNKESDTLDVGQPTNAGLVAQHRFPYDHNVGLDANLQAVNEKLNELEEYRAELQEAEYGSGMRR; encoded by the coding sequence ATGGCCGGTTACAGAAAGAAGAATGCCGACGGACCGAACAGCGAGGACAAGGCTCTTGACCTGTTCGCCGAAATGATGATCGAGAAAATCGAGGGCATTCAAAAGGACTGGAAAAAGCCTTGGTTTACGGAGGGTACGCTACAGTGGCCCCGCAACCTTCACGGGCGCGAGTACAACGGGATGAATGCTTTTATGCTGCTTTTGCACTGCGAGAAAGAAGGGTACAAGATTCCCCGTTTCTGCACGTTCGATTGTGTTCAGAAGCTCAATAAGCCCGGAAAGGATGGAGAGGAACTGCCGCGTGTCTCCGTGCTTCGTGGTGAAAAATCCTTTCCGGTCATGCTCACCACGTTCACTTGTATCCATAAGGAGACTAAGGAGAAAATCAAGTATGACGATTACAAGAAACTCTCCGATGACGAAAAGGAACAATACAATGTCTATCCGAAGATGCAGGTGTTCCGGGTCTTCAATGTCGCGCAAACTAACTTGCAGGAAGCGAGACCGGAGCTGTGGCAAAAACTGGAGCGAGAAAATTCGCGTCCGGCAATCGAGGAGGGCGAGCATTTCAGTTTTGCCCCAGTCGATACGATGATAAGGGATAACCTGTGGATTTGTCCGATTACGCCGAAATATCAGAATGACGCCTACTATTCCATCACGAAGAACGAAATCATCGTACCCGAAAAGGAGCAGTTCAAATCGGGAGAATCGTTCTACGGGACACTGTTCCACGAGATGACGCACTCCACCGGAGCGGAAAACGTACTTGACAGGTTCAAGCCGACTACTTTCGGTTCTCCTGAATATGCCCGTGAGGAACTGGTGGCAGAGTTAGGCAGCGCACTGGTCGCACAGCGTTACGGCATGACCAAGCATATCAAGGAGGACAGTTGCGCGTATCTTAAAGGTTGGCTTGATGAGCTGAAGGAATCGCCACAGTTCATCAAGACAACGCTTCTGGACGTGAAAAGGGCAACCTCGATGATTACCCAGAAGGTGGATAAGATAGCGCAAGAACTGGAACAAAATGTCGGCGAGAAGCAGGAAAACGGAGCGGCAGCAAAGGAGAATACATTTTATTCTTCTGTTGCGTATCTCCAATTTTCGGATGACACGAGGCAGCTTGACGAACTTCGGGAGAAAGGCGATTACGAGGGATTGCTGACGCTTGCCAAGGAGTATTACGACGGCAATGGCATCAACGAACAGCATACTTATTTATCGGCCACGAACAACAAGGGTGACAGCCTTATTGCCGAGGATGAGAATTTCGCTGTCGTGTACAACGGGAGTGTCGGGGGAACCTACGAGGTGATGTTGAAATTCACGGAGCAGGAAATCCGAGACCATATCCGGCGTTACGGTGTCGATATCGCCGGAGATACAATAAAAGGGGTTGCCAGGGAGATGGCGGCGGAACAGTTCTCCGCTTTGGCGTATCAAAAGATTCCGGCCTTCGAGATGCCGAACGGTGAAGTGCTATATGTCGAATATAACAAGGAATCCGATACGCTTGATGTCGGGCAACCCACCAATGCCGGGCTGGTCGCGCAGCATCGTTTCCCTTACGACCACAATGTCGGGCTGGATGCCAATCTGCAAGCCGTGAACGAGAAGCTGAACGAGCTGGAAGAGTATCGGGCAGAACTACAAGAGGCAGAATACGGCAGCGGTATGCGCCGGTAA
- a CDS encoding DUF4465 domain-containing protein: protein MKKNFRFLAMAVVAMAAAVFTGCSSDDDFLAPYEESAIQTRAISSTNALIDFDNVPSSVMASDQYGNNLYSATANGKQVTTGYITQIGQTGTYIQFPINYLEQEWVSGQPWEYEFWNGGFAISNFHNLTQGDYQNQCSVYWPNGGHSGKNFAVAFGYSDSYNDSQATYDKCAKIYLTDATGYRVVTTNTPVKGTPKYGKFNSVWVCNTTYTYLVMKDGNSFTQGSLSAQKGWFKVVFVALDATGKPTGKEVEYYLANFDSSKDAESGLTNKIRTGWNQVDLSGLGDSVCTVAINFEGSDSSAYGLNTPAYVAIDDIDVTVNE from the coding sequence ATGAAAAAGAATTTTAGATTCTTGGCAATGGCTGTTGTAGCAATGGCCGCCGCAGTGTTCACGGGATGTTCATCCGACGATGACTTCCTTGCTCCGTATGAGGAGAGTGCGATTCAAACCCGCGCGATAAGTTCTACCAATGCGCTTATCGATTTTGATAACGTACCTTCCAGCGTAATGGCTTCTGACCAGTATGGAAACAATCTCTATTCTGCCACGGCCAACGGCAAGCAGGTAACGACCGGCTACATCACTCAAATCGGGCAAACCGGTACGTACATTCAGTTCCCGATTAACTATTTGGAACAAGAATGGGTAAGCGGACAGCCTTGGGAATATGAATTTTGGAATGGTGGTTTTGCCATCTCTAATTTCCATAATCTGACACAGGGGGATTATCAAAACCAATGTAGCGTGTACTGGCCCAACGGCGGTCATAGCGGTAAAAATTTTGCTGTAGCTTTCGGTTATAGCGATTCATACAATGATTCACAAGCAACCTATGACAAATGTGCGAAGATTTACCTGACCGATGCAACCGGCTACAGAGTCGTTACCACAAACACTCCTGTCAAGGGTACACCGAAATATGGTAAATTCAACAGCGTATGGGTTTGTAATACGACTTATACCTACTTAGTCATGAAGGATGGCAACTCGTTTACACAAGGCTCTTTGTCGGCACAAAAAGGATGGTTTAAGGTGGTATTTGTTGCGTTGGATGCGACGGGTAAACCTACAGGTAAGGAAGTAGAATACTATTTGGCAAACTTCGATTCCAGTAAAGATGCAGAATCAGGTTTGACCAATAAAATCCGTACCGGATGGAATCAAGTGGATTTAAGCGGTTTAGGTGACAGCGTATGTACTGTAGCTATCAATTTCGAAGGAAGCGATTCAAGCGCATACGGATTGAACACTCCTGCTTACGTTGCTATAGACGATATTGATGTAACCGTAAACGAATAA
- a CDS encoding PKD-like domain-containing protein, producing the protein MNLGQMLFNGKCKVFAPFYYIPMEIGIKYFLQGNFSIKIINIMKKYLLLFSLTIFLFACNKDEEISQDVILPPVIELDSEDGIYVVKIGKEVVIEPTYQNVDYAVYSWKCNGRIISDEPQLKYIFNECGSYYVTLRVDTRDASTEEEIRVDVNELAPPVISLVTPSIGLKVVAGREYILTPDIQNAEGATYLWTLNGNEVGTENTYTFKQDELGTYELTLTVTNEDGQSKKTVSIEVVDKLPIEIVVPSSLYFTENNTKYVELGRTLFVRPFVSISAEPSYQWSLDGQPIEGANSLVYGFKPAKTGEHTLTFTVKYDNQDTKAVLTRNISVSGVDEVSVNIPVKCCEAAGKRPFAAGNSIYSNKVYEFVPAPGQFVNETNTAGFNGESTHEAACAYAQKRLDNEQYVSLGGWGGYIVVGFDHSIENKGGYDFSIKGNAFDSSNEPGIVWVMQDVNGDGLPNDEWYELKGSEYGKPETIQDYAVTYFRPGPNMDTQWQDNKGNKGAIDRLGNYHPQEFYYPLWIEEDSYTLYGTCLKARTEQSPSTGMWSNNPFGWGYADNIGDDMPNKDNPNAGALGNYFKISDALNIDGTSANLSHIDFIKVQTGVNVKAGWLGENSTEVFKFCDENNNNDK; encoded by the coding sequence ATGAATTTGGGGCAAATGCTTTTTAACGGCAAGTGCAAAGTATTTGCCCCTTTTTATTATATCCCAATGGAGATTGGAATCAAATACTTTCTTCAAGGGAATTTCAGCATTAAAATTATAAATATAATGAAGAAGTATTTGCTTTTATTTTCCTTGACGATATTTCTATTTGCATGCAACAAAGACGAAGAAATATCGCAGGACGTGATATTGCCTCCTGTCATTGAGTTGGATAGCGAGGACGGAATCTACGTTGTAAAGATAGGAAAAGAGGTCGTTATTGAGCCGACCTATCAGAATGTCGATTACGCCGTTTATTCATGGAAATGCAACGGTCGTATCATTTCCGACGAGCCTCAATTGAAATACATTTTCAACGAATGCGGTTCGTATTACGTTACCCTGCGTGTGGATACGAGGGATGCCAGCACAGAGGAAGAAATTCGTGTGGATGTCAATGAATTGGCTCCGCCCGTTATTTCATTGGTAACCCCCTCTATAGGGCTTAAAGTTGTCGCAGGACGTGAGTATATCCTTACACCCGACATTCAAAATGCAGAAGGAGCTACTTATTTGTGGACTCTTAACGGAAACGAAGTCGGAACGGAAAATACTTATACATTCAAGCAAGATGAGTTGGGAACTTATGAACTGACCTTAACCGTAACAAATGAAGACGGACAATCAAAGAAGACAGTTTCTATTGAGGTTGTCGATAAACTTCCGATTGAAATCGTAGTTCCGTCATCTTTATATTTTACCGAGAATAATACCAAATACGTAGAATTAGGACGTACTTTGTTTGTCCGCCCCTTTGTATCAATAAGTGCCGAGCCTTCTTATCAATGGAGTTTGGACGGGCAACCGATTGAGGGAGCCAATTCTTTGGTTTACGGTTTCAAACCCGCTAAAACCGGAGAACACACGCTTACCTTTACTGTGAAATACGACAATCAAGATACAAAAGCAGTGCTCACCCGTAATATTTCGGTCTCCGGTGTCGATGAAGTCAGTGTCAATATTCCGGTGAAATGTTGTGAAGCGGCCGGAAAAAGACCTTTTGCTGCCGGAAATTCCATTTACAGCAATAAAGTATATGAATTTGTTCCGGCTCCGGGACAATTTGTAAACGAAACGAATACAGCAGGTTTCAATGGGGAAAGCACGCACGAAGCAGCCTGTGCTTACGCACAAAAACGTCTTGATAATGAACAATATGTTTCTCTCGGAGGTTGGGGAGGATATATTGTAGTAGGATTCGACCACAGTATCGAAAACAAAGGCGGTTATGATTTTTCCATCAAAGGAAATGCCTTTGATTCGTCAAATGAACCGGGCATTGTATGGGTAATGCAAGATGTCAATGGAGACGGCTTGCCCAACGATGAATGGTATGAACTGAAGGGTTCTGAATATGGAAAACCCGAAACCATTCAGGACTATGCCGTAACTTATTTCCGTCCCGGTCCCAACATGGACACCCAATGGCAAGACAACAAGGGAAATAAAGGGGCGATTGACCGTCTCGGCAACTATCACCCGCAAGAGTTTTATTATCCTTTGTGGATTGAAGAGGATTCCTATACGTTATACGGCACATGCCTGAAAGCACGTACCGAACAAAGCCCGTCGACAGGCATGTGGTCCAATAATCCGTTCGGGTGGGGATATGCCGATAATATTGGTGATGATATGCCCAATAAAGACAATCCTAACGCGGGAGCACTTGGAAACTATTTTAAGATTTCCGATGCGCTCAATATCGACGGCACGTCTGCAAACCTTTCCCATATCGACTTTATCAAGGTGCAGACCGGAGTCAATGTAAAAGCCGGATGGTTAGGGGAAAATTCCACGGAAGTTTTCAAGTTCTGTGATGAAAACAACAATAACGACAAATAA
- a CDS encoding DUF4971 domain-containing protein, which translates to MNKIYHFILFCFATLCLAACSDDDPEVSGIDGKDHFISEFALTVDGITYQAMIVGDKITVEIPYNTSLKGATVEYALCEGASINPNPSTIEDWENEWKFVVTSKMQDSKVYSYTYQYTDIEQSGSVVLATQAEVDNFAKTGINKIEGSLTIGTADGEEITNLDGLANLKQISNSLVINPSYKGTDLTGLDNLEQLGSFKLGSTTSASKNIMLKTVNLPSLLGVTGDFVVNSSVIEKISIPKVEFIGEDMYITSDALLDLDANAVESVGASLIVKGSVAQKESATTEAIVFSALKQVGNELTIQYFPKLQGIYLPALESVAGTASFSDMSSIGSLAMTELHSVGGLTIKNCKEISIVELPGLISCGETSVDANKVNKLNIASLKDVLGDMTLTNLLIEELDLSQINFNGNTLTLQCKQLNKIVGSETFNGSLFLLPKDCRLTEFTLEGISNIQGDFQCIDYFYVKEFVMPFIRVAGDMTIALNSGSVNTAAEIEFPKLQEIGGTLTLGTNRNANNITFPLLKKILGSCSVTTYNLKNDIEFTNLESIGTDGADAQIKFEIEATNILCPKLKTINGKFDIATSSFMFDMEVDKVSYPNVESISENLSITCPYSDFGSNGILSIDFSGLKSAKGISISGQGDVTDFSSFKYLFENNVLTGESQWSVKECGYNPTFQEMKDGKYKLAE; encoded by the coding sequence ATGAACAAAATATATCATTTCATCCTATTCTGTTTCGCTACGCTCTGCCTTGCTGCATGTAGTGATGACGACCCTGAAGTAAGCGGAATAGACGGCAAGGATCACTTCATCTCCGAGTTTGCTCTAACTGTAGATGGCATTACCTATCAAGCCATGATAGTCGGGGACAAGATTACAGTTGAGATACCTTATAATACCAGTCTGAAAGGGGCTACCGTAGAGTATGCCCTTTGCGAGGGAGCCTCTATTAACCCGAATCCATCGACCATAGAGGATTGGGAGAATGAATGGAAATTCGTAGTTACCTCCAAAATGCAGGATAGCAAAGTATATTCCTATACTTATCAATATACAGACATCGAACAGAGCGGCAGCGTAGTACTTGCCACGCAAGCCGAGGTTGATAATTTTGCAAAGACAGGAATAAACAAAATCGAAGGCAGCCTGACCATCGGAACGGCAGACGGAGAAGAAATCACCAATCTGGACGGACTTGCCAACCTGAAACAAATCAGTAACTCCCTTGTCATCAATCCGTCTTACAAAGGAACGGATTTGACCGGGTTGGATAATCTGGAACAACTCGGAAGTTTCAAATTAGGTTCGACAACTTCTGCCAGTAAAAACATAATGCTCAAAACGGTTAATCTGCCCTCTTTGCTTGGAGTGACCGGTGATTTTGTCGTTAACAGTTCTGTCATTGAAAAAATATCTATACCCAAAGTCGAGTTCATTGGTGAGGATATGTATATAACTTCCGATGCTTTACTTGATTTGGATGCAAATGCCGTTGAATCTGTCGGAGCTTCCTTAATTGTCAAAGGTTCGGTAGCACAAAAAGAATCAGCGACAACCGAAGCCATTGTTTTCTCAGCGCTCAAACAGGTCGGGAATGAACTTACAATCCAATATTTTCCCAAACTGCAAGGAATTTATCTACCGGCATTGGAAAGTGTGGCCGGTACTGCCTCATTCTCCGATATGTCCTCCATCGGAAGTCTTGCAATGACCGAATTACATTCGGTTGGAGGACTAACTATAAAAAATTGCAAAGAAATTTCCATTGTTGAACTTCCCGGTCTTATTTCCTGCGGAGAGACCAGTGTGGATGCGAATAAAGTCAATAAACTCAATATAGCTTCTTTGAAAGATGTACTCGGTGATATGACTTTAACTAATCTGCTCATAGAAGAACTGGATTTGTCCCAGATAAATTTTAACGGAAATACACTTACCCTACAATGTAAGCAACTAAATAAAATCGTAGGATCGGAAACATTTAACGGTAGCCTTTTTCTACTTCCTAAAGATTGTCGATTGACAGAATTTACGTTGGAAGGAATCTCAAATATACAGGGTGACTTCCAATGCATAGATTATTTTTATGTAAAAGAATTTGTTATGCCATTTATTCGTGTGGCAGGAGATATGACTATTGCATTGAATTCGGGAAGTGTTAATACGGCGGCGGAAATCGAATTTCCTAAATTGCAGGAAATTGGAGGGACCTTAACATTAGGGACAAATAGGAATGCAAATAATATTACCTTCCCGTTATTGAAAAAAATTCTCGGTTCATGTTCAGTTACGACTTACAACCTTAAGAATGATATTGAGTTTACCAATCTGGAAAGCATTGGAACGGATGGAGCTGATGCACAAATTAAGTTTGAGATTGAGGCTACTAATATTCTATGTCCCAAATTAAAAACGATAAATGGGAAGTTTGATATTGCAACATCTTCTTTTATGTTTGATATGGAAGTAGATAAAGTATCTTATCCTAACGTAGAATCAATATCCGAAAATCTTTCAATAACATGCCCGTATTCTGATTTTGGTTCTAATGGTATTTTGTCCATTGATTTTTCAGGTCTCAAATCAGCAAAAGGGATTAGTATAAGCGGGCAAGGAGATGTTACTGATTTCAGTTCTTTCAAATACCTGTTTGAAAACAATGTTCTAACAGGAGAATCTCAATGGTCTGTCAAAGAATGTGGTTACAACCCCACTTTCCAAGAGATGAAAGACGGGAAGTACAAGCTTGCCGAATAG
- a CDS encoding glutaminyl-peptide cyclotransferase: MTYHQLKYLLWSVVVGVTLSLTSCMKWDYGDAVEDFNATGAGLFITNEGNFQYGNATLSYYDPATKQVQNEIFFRANGMKLGDVAQSMTIYDNKGWVVVNNSHVIFAIDLNTFKEVGRIENLTSPRYIHFLSDEKAYVTQLWDNRIFIINPKKYEITGYIQVPDMTMESGSTEQMVQYGKYVYCNCWSYQNRIIKIDTETDQVVDELKVGIQPTSLVMDKYNKMWTVTDGGYEGSPYGYEAPSLYRIDAETFTVEKQFKFKLGDWPSEVQLNGDRDKLYWINKAIWSMDVTASHVPVRPFLEYSGTIYYGLTVNPANGEVYIADAIDYQQQGMIYRYSPEGKLIDEFYVGIIPGAFCWK, translated from the coding sequence ATGACCTATCACCAATTGAAATATCTGCTATGGAGCGTAGTTGTCGGAGTGACACTATCCTTGACATCCTGCATGAAGTGGGACTACGGCGATGCCGTGGAAGATTTCAACGCCACGGGAGCCGGACTGTTCATCACCAACGAGGGCAACTTCCAGTACGGCAATGCTACCTTGTCCTATTACGACCCGGCAACCAAACAGGTGCAGAACGAAATCTTCTTCCGTGCCAACGGCATGAAACTCGGCGACGTGGCACAGTCGATGACCATCTACGACAACAAGGGCTGGGTCGTGGTGAACAACTCCCACGTGATTTTCGCCATCGACCTGAACACCTTCAAGGAGGTAGGACGCATCGAGAACCTGACCTCACCGCGCTACATTCATTTCCTAAGCGACGAAAAAGCATACGTCACCCAATTGTGGGACAACCGCATCTTCATCATCAACCCGAAGAAATACGAAATTACCGGCTATATTCAAGTGCCGGACATGACGATGGAAAGCGGCTCGACGGAGCAAATGGTGCAGTACGGCAAATACGTCTATTGCAACTGCTGGAGTTACCAGAACCGCATCATCAAAATCGACACCGAAACCGATCAAGTAGTCGATGAACTGAAGGTCGGCATACAACCGACATCGCTGGTCATGGACAAGTACAACAAAATGTGGACGGTGACCGACGGCGGTTATGAGGGCAGCCCCTACGGTTACGAAGCCCCGTCGCTCTACCGCATCGATGCCGAGACCTTCACCGTGGAGAAGCAGTTCAAGTTCAAGTTGGGCGACTGGCCCTCGGAGGTGCAGCTCAATGGCGACAGGGACAAACTCTACTGGATCAACAAGGCCATTTGGAGCATGGACGTGACAGCCAGCCATGTGCCGGTACGTCCGTTCCTCGAATACAGCGGCACGATTTATTACGGACTGACGGTAAACCCCGCCAACGGAGAAGTGTACATCGCCGATGCCATCGATTACCAGCAGCAGGGCATGATATACCGCTACTCGCCCGAAGGGAAATTGATAGATGAATTTTATGTCGGGATTATCCCCGGTGCATTTTGTTGGAAATGA
- a CDS encoding transposase codes for MKNKLRHIYHIIFITKRQEMTIPMTTKGMILDQMVQIFTRKGCHVYACNAFLNHVHILVEIPSPTDFAKIINKVKSSTGVVYRKYPEYADFSGWAAGFDSFSVSFNDLNRVKHHIEKQETVHQELSFEDEYDQLLEENGFNAYQDFMRASFSAYAAVNNHIKNKRK; via the coding sequence ATGAAGAATAAATTGCGGCATATATACCATATTATTTTCATCACGAAAAGACAGGAGATGACGATTCCAATGACAACCAAAGGAATGATTCTCGATCAGATGGTACAAATTTTCACAAGGAAAGGCTGTCATGTCTATGCCTGCAATGCTTTTCTCAATCATGTTCATATACTTGTAGAGATACCATCTCCCACGGACTTCGCAAAGATTATCAATAAAGTAAAAAGTTCTACAGGCGTTGTCTATCGAAAATATCCGGAATATGCGGATTTTTCAGGATGGGCAGCCGGATTTGATTCGTTTAGCGTGTCATTCAATGATCTGAATCGGGTAAAACACCACATTGAGAAACAAGAGACGGTTCATCAGGAACTTTCATTCGAGGACGAATACGACCAACTGCTTGAAGAAAACGGATTCAATGCCTATCAAGATTTTATGCGGGCATCATTCTCTGCATATGCTGCGGTAAATAACCATATTAAAAACAAAAGGAAATGA
- a CDS encoding TonB-dependent receptor, with amino-acid sequence MTYTKYLLFSILVVCPSVLSAQGITRRIHQIDEVTVWGKRPMKEIGVQKTKFDSLALKENIALSMADILTFNSSVFVKSYGRATLSTVAFRGTSPSHTQVTWNGMRINNPMLGMTDFSTIPSYFIDQASLLHGTSSVNETGGGLGGLVKLGTAPEVAEGFNAQYVQGIGSFKTFDEFARFTYGSERWHVSTRAVYSSSPNDYKYTNHDKKINIYDEDKNIVGQYHPKERNRSGAFKDLHLLQEVYYNTGKGDRFGLNAWYINSNRELPMLTTDYGDATDFENRQREQTFRSVLSWDHMKSNWKLGVKGGYIHTWMAYDYKREVAPDNWASMTRSRSKVNTFYGQAEGEYSLDKKWFFTANVSAHQHLVRSEDKNIILQDGGKAIVGYDKGRVELSGSVSAKWQPIDRLGMSVVLREEMYGSDWIPLIPAFFIDGIISPKGNVMLKASISRNYRFPTLNDLYFLPGGNPNLKNEQGFSYDAGVSFDVGKKGIYKLSGGANWFDSYIDDWIIWLPTTKGFFSPRNVKKVHAYGVEVKANFAVQPAKDWLIDLNGSYSWTPSINEGEKMSPADQSVGKQLPYVPKHSASLTGRLSWRTWAFLYKWAFYSERYTMSSNDYTLTGHLPEYFMSNVSLEKNLFFKPVDIQLKFAVNNLFNEDYLSVLSRPMPGINFEFFIGITPKFGKNKKKSENTNM; translated from the coding sequence ATGACATATACAAAATATTTACTTTTCTCAATATTGGTTGTCTGTCCATCCGTGCTGTCTGCGCAGGGAATCACCCGGCGTATTCACCAGATAGACGAGGTGACCGTATGGGGCAAACGGCCGATGAAGGAAATCGGCGTGCAGAAGACGAAGTTCGATTCACTCGCACTGAAAGAAAATATCGCCCTCTCGATGGCGGACATCCTGACGTTCAACTCGTCCGTGTTTGTCAAGAGCTACGGCCGCGCCACGCTCTCGACCGTCGCCTTCCGAGGCACGTCGCCCAGCCATACGCAGGTGACGTGGAACGGGATGCGCATCAACAACCCCATGCTCGGCATGACCGACTTCTCCACCATTCCGTCCTACTTCATCGACCAGGCATCGCTGCTGCACGGTACTTCATCGGTGAACGAAACGGGCGGTGGACTGGGCGGTCTGGTCAAACTCGGCACGGCTCCTGAAGTCGCTGAAGGGTTCAACGCCCAGTACGTGCAGGGCATCGGCTCGTTCAAGACCTTCGATGAGTTCGCCCGCTTCACCTACGGAAGTGAGCGGTGGCACGTCTCCACCCGTGCGGTCTATTCTTCCTCGCCTAACGATTACAAGTACACCAACCACGACAAAAAGATAAACATCTACGACGAGGATAAGAACATCGTCGGACAGTATCACCCGAAAGAGCGCAACCGCTCCGGGGCGTTCAAGGACCTGCATTTGCTTCAGGAAGTGTATTACAATACCGGGAAAGGCGACCGTTTCGGGCTGAACGCCTGGTATATCAACTCCAACCGGGAACTTCCGATGTTGACGACCGACTATGGAGATGCAACCGACTTCGAGAACCGCCAGCGAGAACAGACGTTCCGCAGCGTCTTGTCCTGGGATCACATGAAAAGCAACTGGAAACTCGGCGTGAAAGGCGGTTACATACACACATGGATGGCCTACGACTACAAGCGTGAGGTCGCACCTGACAACTGGGCGTCGATGACCCGCTCCCGCAGCAAGGTAAACACGTTTTACGGTCAGGCGGAGGGAGAGTATTCTTTGGATAAAAAATGGTTTTTCACCGCCAATGTATCGGCACACCAGCATTTGGTACGGAGCGAGGACAAGAACATCATCTTGCAGGACGGTGGCAAGGCCATCGTGGGCTATGACAAGGGGCGCGTGGAACTCTCCGGCTCCGTATCCGCCAAGTGGCAGCCGATAGACCGCTTGGGTATGTCGGTGGTACTGCGGGAAGAGATGTATGGTTCCGATTGGATTCCACTCATTCCGGCTTTCTTCATTGACGGTATCATTTCCCCGAAAGGAAATGTGATGCTGAAAGCATCCATATCGCGTAACTACCGTTTCCCAACTCTGAACGACCTATACTTTTTGCCGGGAGGTAATCCCAACCTGAAAAACGAACAAGGTTTCAGTTATGATGCCGGGGTGAGTTTCGATGTCGGCAAGAAAGGCATTTACAAGTTGAGCGGCGGTGCGAACTGGTTCGACTCCTACATCGACGACTGGATTATCTGGCTGCCCACCACCAAGGGCTTCTTCTCGCCCCGCAACGTAAAGAAGGTCCACGCCTACGGCGTCGAGGTCAAAGCGAACTTCGCCGTGCAGCCGGCGAAAGATTGGCTCATCGACTTGAACGGGTCCTATTCGTGGACACCCTCCATCAATGAAGGTGAGAAGATGTCGCCTGCTGACCAGTCAGTGGGCAAGCAGTTACCCTACGTGCCGAAGCACTCCGCATCGCTGACCGGACGGTTGTCGTGGCGGACTTGGGCGTTCCTTTACAAATGGGCGTTCTACTCGGAACGTTACACCATGTCGAGCAACGACTATACGCTGACAGGACACCTGCCCGAATATTTCATGAGCAATGTCTCGTTGGAGAAAAACCTGTTTTTCAAACCGGTGGACATCCAGTTAAAATTCGCCGTCAACAACCTCTTCAACGAGGACTACCTTTCGGTACTCTCGCGCCCCATGCCCGGCATCAACTTCGAGTTCTTCATCGGCATTACCCCGAAGTTCGGGAAAAACAAGAAAAAGTCCGAAAATACAAATATGTAA